aatgtattttttccatCAGGTTCTAGATATTTCTGTTGGCTCATGCCAGCAGATTATGATGTTTGAATAAAGTTGAACAGTATTCATTTTGCTCACTTCCACAAGtgcatcagtatttttaaaaagattgcttCTAAATGAGAACTGTTTATTTCTGCAGCTTCCCTGCCTTCTTCTTGTTCaattttgttggttttattttcatttgcttttcgtTTTTCAAACTTAGAGGCACAATTTTCACTCATTGAAAActcaatgcatatttttaaacaaaaagcacAGATGTTGTACTTTTATTAAACCATAAGTGAATTTGTAAAGCACATGTATTAATGCAGTTATCCCCTTTCAGGTGGGAACAGAGTAAACcattttgttgtttatattcatCCTTAGTACACAGGGAATATTCTTTTCCTCAAGTCATATGCCTGTTTGAAGCTTTAAGAGAGATGTTTCAATAACTATTGCATTTTCCCAAAGAAACTTGCTATTTTTGTATAATTGTGCAACCTGATCATTTTCcctggagctttttttttttttaaatctttctttcaaTGAGAGgcaaatgttttctgaaatgatGCATATTTTAAGACTTGATTCATATTGCCACTGTGCTGTTGTCCTTGAACTAccaatgattttaataaaatagtttttactatttttatatattttaatttccagaTGAATTGCTGAGCCTgattcaaatgttttttctggttttgtacttttgtttgttttcatattagaattctttatttctggtttttattacatttatatgtCTGATATATACAGCTTTGGAGACAATCAAGTAACAACTAAAAATGTGAAAGTAACTATTGTTGTCAAaattcccttgaattttttttattctttgcttgAAATATTTAAGACTTAGTCACTGTGGGTTATTGGATTAAATTTTTTCCTGATAATACAAATATAGAAATAGAATCAGACAGTGATGTGGCAAGTGTGGCCATTACTGACTTCATAAAATTACACTGACTTGGCTGTTACTTGATTCTAGGAACCAGCACAGTTAAAGACATTGTGaattatgatttatattttattaaatgctgtAAGTCTAAATCTTGTTGAATGTGCCAGGTCTAGTCCAGTTATTTAAGTTCACGTTTCATTATTTGCACTTTGTATTGAACAATGGGTTTACTCAATGGTGAAAATGGTTGAAGTAGAGAATTTATACACAGGTTAAAATCACAATGTTATATGTACACttgcctctcctcttccctctcccagaAAGGGGAGAGCAGAATGTGAGGTCATCCATCTGAATGTGGCCACAAAGCTGTGGAGAGTGGTAAGTCCAGAGCATCTTTGCCTTGGTTCCATATTGTCACCTGGagagctaaattagggctatAGAAACACCATGTCAGATGAGGCACCTAGAAAGAACTAGTAGATTATGTGGGACATTGAAAGCTTTTTCAACTCTTAAGAGAACTGATGAAACTCtgcctttaaaagaagaaaacaaaaatttattagcTCTGCCTTTTGATTCTGAACTTAGTACCTAAACTGAAAAATGCAAATAGGCATTGGAtgttattaaaatactttttaagtcAACTGTGGCACCAGTTCTCATTTAATTCAACTTGTGActagtttcttttacttttttcttttatttggcacTGGGAATGgtagaaataaaacatgaatcGGAATATATATTGGAAGTAAAAATGGTTTGGGTGTCAGTTATATTCTCCCAGAATGTACTTTTCTTACCTCGGCATGTACTGTAGTCACTCAGTATTTGTATATGTTGCTAGAATAGATTGTACAAATAGTGAGATTTTAATGtgttaatgtgtttttaataaaTTGTATATTTGTGTCTTGCTCAGATTATTTGGCTTAAAGAAACTTGAGATTTGTAGATTTTGTCACACTACATAAAATGCCAGATATCTCAATATTCACTTCAGTCATCAGTTTTATGGCCGTTATCACCGTGATCATACTAACATTTGAAAATgccactattttttttccctttgccgAGTACCATCCTTTCTGAAGCTCGATTCGTTTTACACAAACTGTACTTTAGTAGCCAGGCTGCCTCCTATGGCTGTGTGTTGTTGTAAGGGAAATATCCCACAGAATGCAGAGGATTCTGGTCTAGTACCACCATTTCCTCATCTGAGTTATCAGAAGAATCAAATAAAACTGAGGCACTAGGCAAATGTATGCTGGTATTAACAGAACATAGTCCTTATAATTAGTGTCTGAACTCAGTTAAATCAACTACTAGTTTTCTGTGTCTCCCATTGCTTTTAAGTATTTCATTTTGGCCCTTTGTATACTCAGGCAGGATGCTTGTCAGTAACATTAATGTTTCCCAATGATATCTATTTTTCAGCATAATaattcttcttttataaataaactcagaCGTCTTCTGACAGCTTTTAATTCCATTGTTATAACCtctgcttttctcttcctttctccttcaccTCTTATTCTCTTACCCCCAAAGAACCTTTAGTTCTAttcataaaatttggaaaagaaaccAGCTTACCACATTTGTAGGACTAACTTATTTGCATCCAGTTGGATGCTTTGGTGCATCCAAGATAGCCAGGTAAGCTTTTCATTTGAAGATTAATCGTGTGAAAAATTGGGATTTTTCATGAAAATACTTAAGTCTAAAAAcagcttgacttttttttttttcctctcatttggtactggggatttaacccaggttTGCCTTACCACCGAGatgcatccccagccttatttattttttgagacagggccttgccaagttacggaggctggttttgaacttgtgattttctttatcagccacctgagtcactgggattacaagcgcaCACCACCAGCGGCACTGTGGCccaaacctgtaatctcagcagcttgggaggctgaggcaagaggatcatgaggtgcaaagcaactcggtgatataaataaaatataaaaaaggctggggataggctcagtggttgagtgcccctgagttcaatgcctggtaccaaaaaaaaaaaagtgtgcaccaccacgcgcCTGGCAGCTTGATTGTTCTTTCAGCTtaatttgctttgttttccttACCTTTCCCAATTTACttcaaataaaaactgaaaatttaatgGATAAATTATGCCAGTCAAAATATGTTTCAGAGTTTTTCCTTCCTTGAGCTTCCCTAGTTTGGCTTCTTTGTAGAAAGTTagttttaattgtttaaaataatacaaagcaACCAGACTTTAGTAATTTAATTAGTTATTTACTTATCCAGAATTTCACATTTTGCCCATTTCCtttaacttaaaaagagaaaaaataccaCCGTTTTTCTTCTACCAAATTATAACTTATCATAATCATTATTTAACTAATTGCAGGGAACAAGAGGGGAAGAGTTAAGCCAGTGTGAACTTAGGTTTCCACAGCCAGGTGGTTGCAGATTGCTAGAGCAAGGCACAATCATATTTCAGTTCCCCACCTGCCAGGTGTACAGTAGCCAATCAGATCTCTCCGAATTCCATGGTAGTCAAAACACATTGGTAAACTAAATCTCCTTGTTAAGAAGTCATGTCCTTTCAGAAGTCTGAGATGAAGTCAACtataaaaagatgttttaaaacatctcaaaaacagtagcttatttttaaaaaaaatgcaattaaaactttatttcccTGATAACTAGCTAGACCTCTCTtggttttcataaatatattcacaGAAATTAAGTTGATGGGTATGAGTCACCAAGCAGCCACAGACTTCATATACATAATTTGAAAAGTTTAtcgaatatatttaaaaataaactaaaaattgcagtataaaaataaaatactgttagCATCATCTTCTGAATCTGGAGGGTCAATCTTGAGTCAAGTTGATTACAAAGTTTTTTTCTATAATGTCTTTCAAAAAGAGCTGTTCTGCAGTCACATTGTGATATGCattctgaagaagaaaaacaatataaaattactaTATGTCCCAATCTCAAAATATTAACACAGCAGTTGAATATTCTGGATCCTAAAAATTCTATATACAAAGCTCGAGTGCTAAGTAAAAAGTCACATGGACTTCTGTTACCttcctacatttttttccttgttcgTTCTTGTGTGTAAGAGCATTCCCTAAAGCCCACTCTCTCCACTTGAACTATCACTTGAGTAGAGGCCTCCAGACTCTGTGGTATCCTGTGATACAAATCTAGGAACCAAAATTTCAAGtcagatggctttttttttttaaataaaagcaccaaattagaacttatttatttttcacaatatctttaatttgtttattcatttttatgtggtgctgtggattgaacccagtgcctcacatgtgagaggcaagtgctctgtcactgagccacaaccccagacccttggaactcatttaaaaaaaaaaaaaaaaaaactgtcctggACATAAGAACCTCCTATAAAGAATGGTTCCGtttaagatgttttttaaaaataattctgaatctgggggttgtagctcagtgatagagcatttgtctagttatgttcaaggctctgggctcaagtcccagcaccacaaaaattttaaatgattctattcatattctaatttttctcagttttaacATTGTTATTTATATGACACTTGTACCACAAGTGCTACAGGAAAGATTAGAGATTGGAGAAATGAGCCTAAAGTCTGTTCTAGGCACCTAAATGTTTAATATTCAAATGTTTGGTTTATGGTCAGGAGCCAAGGGCTGAAGGGACAGAAGACAGGAATAAAATCCAGCCTGAATACTACTACTAGTATAGTTTATGTATTATTTGGGGATGACTTAAGGAGATGTATTTCATGAGATATATCCATATATAGCAGATCACTTCATATGTCAATGTACAGATAACATTTTAATCCTATCACTTGTGGTATCCCACTaatctaagaatttaaaaaaaataagaaaaccctTCTCATTCAACTGAAATCCTCAGGATTAAATTCACCACTATTGATCTCTGATCAAGAAAAACACGATCTAGTGAAAAGGCAACCTTTTTAACCATGAAATTTCTTTTGTGGGAGTATGTTGTTCTAGACTATCTTCTCTAACAATACCAAAAATACATGAAGGGtagggctgcagctcagtggtacagagcttgcaTAGCAAgcacgaagccctgggttcaataactaGTATCccagaaaaaaagtgaaacaaatacatgaaaataattacTGTGAGCATAGCCCTGCTTTGGGGTAAATCTGTACATCTCAAACACAGACGGTTGTATTTATACTTAAATAGCACAAACATGGTATAATATCTAAGGTTTGGTCCCTACATGGTTTTGATGCACTTGGTAATAACCATGAGATTCTACCAAGGATCTGAGGTCCACAATTTAGGAATTATTGCTATAGTAAAATAACCTCTGGACTTGAGTCCTAATTTCGGCCTTCAATAGCTTTGTAGCCCCCTTCAagctctcactctctcaaaactTATCAGTAAAGTGAAAGTGAGAAAAATAACGGGCTTTTCAACCATAACAAAGATTATACCAAAGAATGTTACTGGAAATGATGTGTATGTTACCTTCGTCATCAAAGACATGGTGGCATTTCCATAGtagtgcaaaggactgttgagGTCagaaaagttatatttaaaacCAGCTAGGTGAACTTCGTGACATATGTGAAACGCCAACGTGATGGCAATAATTCCTGTCGTTGGGTGTTTGGGTTTCTAAgagagaaatgtaaatttttataaaatgcaaatgagctccttatttccaaaacattttggGTTGACCTAGTCATAAAACaaggattttggaatatttaatcAAAAATATTAAGTTCAATCCTCATCATGTCCTATGGCTTAGCCCTCCAGCATCATACCCATCATCCTATATGATCACGTGACACTCTTTACTCGTGAAAATCAATTCTCCAGTCATCCTATGCCTACACCTAAGCAccagaataaaacaaaagaaaaatagacttGTCTGATCAAATGTTAAACTTATGGTCAAAGTCAAGCAGACATTGAGTACATCTTGCATTCCTATTGCAATTGTCAAGCTCCATTCCTACTTTCCAAGATGACAGATAACTTTCTATTCAACAGCCCATCTTCCTACTTTAAATTGACAATCCTTATTGCTTTgtgaaaatgaaagcaaacagAGCTACATCATCTACCCAACTCCAAATCTACCATCTTATCTGCATCTTTACCCACACTTGCAGGCTCACGCCTCTTCACAATGGATAAGATGTCCCTATTGGCGCTACGTCTGACCCCTTTACTAGGTAGGCAGTGTGTATATCCCATCTCTACCTAACTAAGCTTCTACCCCTAACCACTTTCTCCCctcaacataatatttttttcctctattcaATCACTCCCTTCAGTATATAAACAAACTTCTTGATTCTATGTCATTTTCCAACTTTTgctcatttcttaaaaattttagtaccaatgttttctctaatttttgGACTACATTATTGCCCTTTCTCACTTTTCTAGCTTTCCTGTGGTATTTTTAACTatgtgctgtggtttggatgtgttTCCCCCAAAGGTCCATATGTAAGGCTTTGTCACAATGGTGGCACTAGtgggcctttaagaggtgaggcctggTGGGAGGCCCCCAGGTCATTACCCTCAAAAGGGATTGTGGGATTCTGGTGTCTTCCTCTTTATATTTCCTGGCTTGAGATGTGATCATAGGCTCCAATGTGCACCGTGATGTGCCATCCTTGCCACAAGGAGCCACTCAATCTTGGActtcttttcttccaaaaatataccatatttttttcataagcggcgtattttgtatatttcattgTAGTAATATGAAGTTTCCTAATGAATGCTTCATACAATTCTTTTGAGCCTGAAAAGCCACACGCTTGTCCTAAAGCCAATCACTCTCCTTGCTGCAGAAGACTGAAGATGAGGCTCTAAGGGATAAGTCTGAACACTCAGACCCTAGGAAAACCCAGAAGGGGGCAggaagataaatacaaaaaaacaacaacaaaaaatcttagGGCTATTTTCCTTTTATCCTGAAAAACAAAGATAATGTCCGCAGGTATCAATCTTACTATTTCAAATAGAGGCCTTAAAACTACCTCATTGAGCCATGGTTCTCATACAATTTCTGAAAGGTCCCAGACCCTCTATTCTACTTAAGTTGGATATTCAGTTTGAAATCATGCAAACATACATACCTGATTTTTGGGAAATGATTTTGGGAAATGAAGTAGTTCAAAAGCTGCTGTTCTGATAATAAAAGGATCTAATATTCTGATTTGATAAGGTTGATAGATCAAATTTAAGGCTGGTTTCTTCCAAAAACCACTAGTGTTCTGAAATAAAgggtatagaaaataaaatacagttgtCTTATTCTTTTGAAGGAAAAACACTAAAGGAATCTGAAGGCAGATCAATTTTGCCAACTTACTATTTTGCCATTTGACAACAGTTCGAACAGCCACTTTAAGTCAAGTGGTTTAAAAGCAGCCAGAATCACCGTACTATTGGGGTCATTGTGACTTTGATCTGAAAAAACAGATTCTGGATAAAAAAGTCGGAAGGTTGTCCTTCTCCCAACTTCCTCTTCATGTTCTAAAACAGGACCATTGTTCATTCTGTGGGTAGCAAGACACACAAGATATATAGACAGGTGGAGAATAAGCCATTTTCATTATAGTTCTCAGAGGCTTCAGAATTGGACAAATAGCCATTTATCTTGTGCTCTGAAACCACACAGCCACTGATCAATCTTTTACATGTAATGGCTAAGGAGATAATTCCTCGCAAGAACTAGCTGTTTGATCAAAGGCAAAAAAtgttcatttgtattttaaaattaattgtggaGCCAAGGATAATTCAATTTTACCTCCAGGAAAACTGAAGACTAAATAAAAGAGATGGGCGCACAGAATGCTAGACTTAAAAGAGACCTTGGGAGACAACCACAGAAACACCGTTGGATTTACCCATGAGAGCCCTGAAGACCTAAATATGCCCATGGCCACAGTGTTGTGGCAAGTGGATGTGTGTCTAAACAACTAACAGATAAGAAGAATCACATTTAAGCTGGCTTGAAGACCCATCAAAATCGTGCTTCTCTGAAGTGCAAGAGCACCATTGTACTGGAGCACCACCAATGAAGGTCTGTTGCTAGAATGAACTAAAGAACAGCAAAAGATCTACTGTTAGGTTTGTGTATGCTCAAAGCCAAGGTCAGACATGCACTATTTACGCACACACCATGAAAGCATGgcataaaaaaagaatactttgttTCCAAAACAGTGTCCCCTAGGAGGATAAATATTGCTTTGCCCTTTGCCTCTGACTTTGTGTAATATAAGACAGTCTTCATAACATTtgaaatgactttcaaaaatttacACCATGTTATTTTCCTACAAGGGCTTGCTGTGGTTCTAAATGGTCAGATTTAGACGTTTTACAAGTACAGAAATTTGTGAatgcttcaaaattattttgtaagtaaattaccaaaactttctgaaaattgaaaataaataaaatatggtgacCTTGCTCTGTAGAAACCAGCTTGAAGCCAGTAAAACTCCAGAACACTGCCTGGTCACCCTGATGCGTTACCCCAAAGCACTAGCTTCCCCACAGAAGACTATTCTTAGCTACTCCTAACACATTTAGACCAGATGATGAACTTACCTCAAACTTTCATTGAGAAAAcggaaacattttatttttccgcCACTACATCTAAGGGAATGTTGGTAGCTCTAGCCACAATCCTGGCTCCTCTttccattataaaatattaaccaTGCTTGCACTCTGTACCCCATTCCCCCTCTCTCTACCACACCAGTGTCTTTCTCCACTCATTTCTATTAGTTTAACAATATACTCCAGCAATATACTACCATcacaaaaaaaacacaacaggTCTTTCCTTGATTC
This window of the Ictidomys tridecemlineatus isolate mIctTri1 chromosome 3, mIctTri1.hap1, whole genome shotgun sequence genome carries:
- the St3gal6 gene encoding type 2 lactosamine alpha-2,3-sialyltransferase isoform X1, with protein sequence MRGYLVAIFLSAVFLYYVLHCILWGTNVYGVPPIEMKHRNKIQPCLSKPAFASLLRFPQIHPFLCVSDFRNTAIVTGSDQFYLPYGTKRSEAYFKLALSKLQSCDLFDEFDKVPCKRCVVVGNGGVLKNKSLGEKIDSYDVIIRMNNGPVLEHEEEVGRRTTFRLFYPESVFSDQSHNDPNSTVILAAFKPLDLKWLFELLSNGKINTSGFWKKPALNLIYQPYQIRILDPFIIRTAAFELLHFPKSFPKNQKPKHPTTGIIAITLAFHICHEVHLAGFKYNFSDLNSPLHYYGNATMSLMTKNAYHNVTAEQLFLKDIIEKNFVINLTQD
- the St3gal6 gene encoding type 2 lactosamine alpha-2,3-sialyltransferase isoform X2, encoding MRGYLVAIFLSAVFLYYVLHCILWGTNVYGVPPIEMKHRNKIQPCLSKPAFASLLRVPCKRCVVVGNGGVLKNKSLGEKIDSYDVIIRMNNGPVLEHEEEVGRRTTFRLFYPESVFSDQSHNDPNSTVILAAFKPLDLKWLFELLSNGKINTSGFWKKPALNLIYQPYQIRILDPFIIRTAAFELLHFPKSFPKNQKPKHPTTGIIAITLAFHICHEVHLAGFKYNFSDLNSPLHYYGNATMSLMTKNAYHNVTAEQLFLKDIIEKNFVINLTQD